The window CTTCATCCTACATGCACAACCGATATTCGTAATAAAGAAGAGATGGAGAGAGTGGAAAAAGCTTTTGCTGAAATCTTTGAAAAAGCGATTGAATTGGGCGGAACCATTACGGGGGAACATGGAGTGGGAGCTATGAAAGCGCCTTATTTAGAATGGAAACTGGGAGTATCAGGCATCCAAGTGATGAAATCGATCAAAGAAGCATTAGATCCCCATAATATTATGAATCCAGGGAAACTATTCGCAAAAGATACACGAAAACGGGTGGTGATATCAAAATGATGTCGGAATCCGAAAAGAAAAGTATTCAAATAGCCTTCAAGGAACGTATGAATGAAGATGAGTTATTAAACTGTATGAGATGCGGTTTTTGCTTGCCTTCATGTCCGACATACTTGGTATCTGGTTACAAAGAAAGCCAATCACCACGCGGAAGAATCGCTTTAATGAAGGCAGTTTATGACGGAGTGATACAACCAGATGATGAGTTTGTGAACTCATTGAACTTATGTTTAGGCTGCCGTGCGTGTGAGCCGGTCTGTCCGTCAGATGTTCATTACGGCCATTTATTGGAAGAAGCCAGAGACATCATAAACCAAAATAAAAAACATTCTTTACCCGTTCGAACGGTTCGTAAAGTAGTCTTTGAAAAATTATTTCCCAAAAAAAGTAATCTAATAAATGTCACTAGCTTGGTTGGATATTACCAAAGATCAGGTCTTCAAAAAGTGGCGCGTAAAATAGGATTTATGAAATTATTTCCTGATAACCTGAGAGAGATGGAAAAAATTCTGCCGGATATTCCTAAGAAAAAAGAAATGATCGATAGGGATGAACATTTTGCGCCCGCAGGTTCGAAAAAGGCGACTGTAGCTTTTTTTTCTGGATGTTTAATGGATACGATGTTTATGGAAACCAATCATGCTACGATTCAATTATTGCAAAAAGCCGGATGTGAAATTGTGATTCCTAAAACGCAATCATGTTGTGGTGCTCTGCACGGTCATGGCGGAGAGAAAGAAATCGCAAAAGAACTGGCGAAGCAAAATATTGAGGCATTTGAAAAACACGACGTCGATTACATTATTACAAACGCAGGCGGGTGCGGAGCTTTCTTGATTGAATACGACCATTTGTTGAAAGATGAACCGGAATGGTCAGAGCGGGCCAAAGCATTCGTGGCTAAGATAAAAGATATTACGGAAATTTTATATGAACTGGATTTTCACAAGAAATACAGCCTCTCTCTTCCGGAACAAATAGTAACCTATCAAGATTCTTGTCACTTAAGAAACGTCATGAAAACTTCCAAGGCTCCCAGAGAATTGCTTCGTTCTATTAAAGGAATTACGTTCAAAGAAATGGAAAACGCAGATAGTTGCTGCGGATCTGCCGGTATCTACAACATCGTAGAACCGAAGACATCCATGGAAATTTTGGATCAAAAAATGGTAAAAATCAAGAAAACAAAAGCAACAACGATCGTTACAGCGAATCCAGGATGTTTGATGCAAATGATGCTGGGAATAGAAAGAGAGAAGTTAAAGGATGTAAAAGCTGTTCATATTGTGGATTTATTATTAGAGGCGACAAAATATTAATATTTCAAGCTGCGGAAATGGAATGCCTGAGAAAGCGGGAGCCGTCACAGAAAAATCAGGAGATGTCGGAAGCTCTCATCGTAAAAGGATTGGGTATGAGCAATTCCTCTTTGCAAATCATTCATGCCATTCTTAAAATTTGAATGATCAATGATCATGAAATAAGTAGCCGATTCATGAATAATGCCAGTCCCACTCTAAATCACGGAGAAAAGGGCTGGTGATTTTTAAAATAGATATTTTTCTAGCCATCTTTGCTGTTGATTCCTGACAAAACAATCTTTTTTAGGCTGAAACGCTTCGAAAAAGAAAAGGACCATTTGTTGAGTAATAAAAAAGTTGTTTAAATTATAAAAATGTCATTTAAAAAATAAAAAAGTCGTTTAGTTGAATAGCGTACCAGTTATTTTAAAGGAAAATACTTATAATTAACGGGATGTTGCACAATAAGCCCAATATACTTCTTTTGATGTTTTTTGTGTTTGATATTCTAATTTTAAGAAGCATCTCTGTGAAATCAGAGATGCTTCTATAATTATATGAGAATCAATGGTAAGGTTTTCCCGACTTCAAGTTTTTGTTCAAGTTTAACAACAAATTTTTATCAATATTTAATAAATTTTTATTGCGAAACGATAAATAACGTATTAAAATTTATTCAAAAATAAATAAGTGAGGTGCTTTTTATGAAACAAAGATCAACATTGTTTTTAAAAATAGCTGTTTTTATTATCGGAACTCCAGTTCTTGCTTTATGTATATTTGGGTTGCCTATGTTAGCTAAAGAAGCAGCAGAAAATAATTCGGAGTACGCTTATGTACTATATGGCTTTTTAATCGTTATGTATGTATCGGCGATACCATTTTTCTTCGCTCTGTATCAGGCTTTTAAACTTTTAAGTTATATTGACAAGAAAAAAGCTTTCTCGGAATTATCCGTAAAGGCTTTAAAGAATATAAAATACTGTGCGGTCATAATCAGTATCTCGTATGTGCCGGGTTTGCCCTTCTTCTATATCGTTGCGAAATTAGAAGACGCCCCAGGTATCATGCTAATCGGATTGGGCATTATTTTTGCTTCAACGATTATTGCAGTCTTTGCTGCTGTTCTTCAAAGGCTTTTACAAGAAGCCATCGATATAAAATCAGAAAATGATTTAACGATCTGAGGTGAATAATATGGCAATTATCATCAATATTGATGTGATGCTGGCTAAAAGGAAAATGAGCGTCACAGAACTTTCGGAGAGGGTTGGAATCACGATGGCTAATCTTTCTATATTGAAAAATGGAAAGGCAAAAGCGATTCGATTATCAACTTTAGATGCGATTTGTAAGGCTTTAGAATGTCAGCCTGGAGATATCTTAGAATACCGAAGTGATGAAGACATCCAAGATTAATAAAGTAGGAAACATTGAAAGGAAAAGAAAGTTATCGGCGGTGAGCTAGCTACTATACTAAGCAGGACTTGCATATATTCAGAAAAAACCTTTGGAGGAACAAATCATGAGAGCACTAAAACAACTCGTTCTTTTTGGTTGGGAGCAGGCCCTATCATGTTTGTTTCCTGTCGTTATTTTTGCCTCTTTGGCTTTTACAAAAATCATGCCACTTCCCTTCCTACCACGGTATGACTGGCTGCTCATCATCTGTCTTCTGATGCAGTGGTGGATGGTGCGTTCTGGGCTTGAAACACGGGATGAACTTAAGGTTATCACATTGTTCCACCTTATTGGACTTGCTCTTGAAATTTTCAAGGTACATATGGGCTCCTGGTCTTATCCAGAGGAAGGATATTTCAAAATTTTTGGAGTGCCTTTATATAGTGGATTTATGTACGCAAGTGTAGCGAGTTATCTTTGCCAGGCGTGGAGGAGGCTTAAGGTTGAACTGGTTAAGTGGCCACCGTTTTTGGTAGTTGTACCTCTTGCAGCTGCGATTTATTTGAATTTTTTCACCCACCATTATTGGATTGACGTTCGTTGGTGGTTATCTGGACTTGTAATTATCGTCTTTTGGCAATCATGGGTCACATACGAGGTTGATGGAACTCGTTACCGTATGCCACTCACACTTTCTTTTGTGCTTATCGGATTTTTTATATGGATAGCCGAAAATATCGCAACGTTCTTTGGAGCTTGGGAATATCCAAACCAAACCGATGCATGGAGTCTCGTTCATCTAGGAAAGGTGAGTTCATGGCTCTTATTAGTGATTGTTAGCTTTCTTATAGTAGCGACGTTAAAGCAGGCTAAGGGAAAAATTCAACTAGGAGAAACTAGTAATAGTCAATTTTTATAACTGTTAAGAACCCTTTTTTAAAAAGTCGGAACCTTAGCATGGTAAGGAATTCGACTTTTTTAGGTTGAAGTTCTCCTAGCGTACAAAATTCTGAATAAGATAAATTGGAAAAAGCAACGTTGAATTGTTACTTTTTTCTCTAAAAATAGCTTGATCATTCTGCCGGAATGCATTTATTAGGGGTTTTTGTGAAAATATTCACTTGAAACTTTAGCGTCCTAAATCAGAATGGGGTTTTGTGTGTTTGAGGTTATAAAATTAAATAACTTTATTGTAATCTTACACCATATCTATGGAAAAAGAATTTCAAAAAAACTATTTACAAAAATAAAATACAATACTATAATAATTCATGTCTTTTTGATAAGCATTTTAATAAAGCGGGTGTAGTTTAGTGGTAAAACCACAGCCTTCCAAGCTGTTGTCGTGGGTTCGATTCCCATCACCCGCTCCAATAGTTCGGGCCTATAGCTCAGCTGGTTAGAGCGCACGCCTGATAAGCGTGAGGTCGATGGTTCAAGTCCATTTAGGCCCATTCTTCATATTGTATACTGATGCGTAGTAAAATGAATGGATTCGCAATCGGCAGTTGACATAAACAAGCAATGGTCTGCGAAGAGTGGGGAGAGCTGTCCGAGTGGTCGAAGGAGCACGATTGGAAATCGTGTAGACGGTCAACGCCGTCTCAAGGGTTCGAATCCCTTGCTCTCCGCCATGAAATATTTTGGCCCGTTGGTCAAGTGGTTAAGACACCGCCCTTTCACGGCGGTAACACGGGTTCGAATCCCGTACGGGTCATCCTCAATGGAGGTTTAGCTCAGCTGGGAGAGCACTTGCCTTACAAGCAAGGGGTCGGCGGTTCGATCCCGTCAACCTCCACCATCACCATGTAACTTTTTTGAAGTGTAGTGGACATCAGGATTTGGTTTTCATGCCTTTTATAAGGTCGTGCGGAAGTAGTTCAGTGGTAGAACACCACCTTGCCAAGGTGGGGGTCGCGGGTTCGAGTCCCGTCTTCCGCTCTTTTTTTATTTCAGTAAGGGAATGAAAAATTGAAACTGATCATGATCATACTTTGAGCCTTTTTTCGATATACTTGCGCCCATAGCTCAATTGGATAGAGCGTCTGACTACGGATCAGAAGGTTAGGGGTTCGACTCCTCTTGGGCGCGCCATGAAAAATTTTCAGTTTTAATAGCTCGTTCTATAACCGTTATGTGCAGAAATTTAATATTAAGTCTTTTTGGTTTTAAAAACTTTTTTCAAGGTCCCGTAGTGTAGCGGTTATCACGCCTGCCTGTCACGCAGGAGATCGCGGGTTCGATTCCCGTCGGGACCGCCATGAAATCAAAAGAGGTCGGTAAAGGAAAAAACCGATAAAGCATTTTTTCTCAGAGAAAATTTTCCCCTTGCATTTCTTTTGTGTTGGGTGTATAAATAAATAGCTGACTTAAAAGAGATGATCAAAACAACTTTTAATAAAAAAGTTGTTGACACAAATGCAAGAAGGTAATATAATATAAAACGTCGCTTTTGATAATGCGATTTTGATAGATTCAAAAGTTGGATCCTTGAAAACTGAACAAAACGAAACGTAAACCAATGTTTCGATAGAAACAAGCCAAGTCAAATTTCTTTTTGGAGAGTTTGATCCTGGCTCAGGACGAACGCTGGCGGCGTGCCTAATACATGCAAGTCGAGCGGACTTTCAAGAAGCTTGCTTTTTGAAAGTTAGCGGCGGACGGGTGAGTAACACGTGGGCAACCTGCCTGCAAGACGGGGATAACTCCGGGAAACCGGGGCTAATACCGGATAATATCTTCCTTCGCATGAAGGAAGGTTGAAAGGCGGCGCAAGCTGCCGCTTGCAGATGGGCCCGCGGCGCATTAGCTAGTTGGTGAGGTAACGGCTCACCAAGGCGACGATGCGTAGCCGACCTGAGAGGGTGATCGGCCACACTGGGACTGAGACACGGCCCAGACTCCTACGGGAGGCAGCAGTAGGGAATCTTCCGCAATGGACGAAAGTCTGACGGAGCAACGCCGCGTGAGCGAAGAAGGTCTTCGGATCGTAAAGCTCTGTTGTCAGGGAAGAACAAGTACCGTTCGAACAGGGCGGTACCTTGACGGTACCTGACCAGAAAGCCACGGCTAACTACGTGCCAGCAGCCGCGGTAATACGTAGGTGGCAAGCGTTGTCCGGAATTATTGGGCGTAAAGCGCGCGCAGGCGGTCTCTTAAGTCTGATGTGAAAGCCCACGGCTCAACCGTGGAGGGTCATTGGAAACTGGGAGACTTGAGTGCAGAAGAGGAGAGCGGAATTCCACGTGTAGCGGTGAAATGCGTAGAGATGTGGAGGAACACCAGTGGCGAAGGCGGCTCTCTGGTCTGTAACTGACGCTGAGGCGCGAAAGCGTGGGGAGCGAACAGGATTAGATACCCTGGTAGTCCACGCCGTAAACGATGAGTGCTAAGTGTTAGAGGGCTTCCACCCTTTAGTGCTGCAGCTAACGCATTAAGCACTCCGCCTGGGGAGTACGGCCGCAAGGCTGAAACTCAAAGGAATTGACGGGGGCCCGCACAAGCGGTGGAGCATGTGGTTTAATTCGAAGCAACGCGAAGAACCTTACCAGGTCTTGACATCCTTCGCTACCTCTAGAGATAGAGGGTTCCCCTTCGGGGGACGGAGTGACAGGTGGTGCATGGTTGTCGTCAGCTCGTGTCGTGAGATGTTGGGTTAAGTCCCGCAACGAGCGCAACCCTTGACCTTAGTTGCCAGCATTCAGTTGGGCACTCTAAGGTGACTGCC of the Bacillus smithii genome contains:
- a CDS encoding DUF817 domain-containing protein, whose protein sequence is MRALKQLVLFGWEQALSCLFPVVIFASLAFTKIMPLPFLPRYDWLLIICLLMQWWMVRSGLETRDELKVITLFHLIGLALEIFKVHMGSWSYPEEGYFKIFGVPLYSGFMYASVASYLCQAWRRLKVELVKWPPFLVVVPLAAAIYLNFFTHHYWIDVRWWLSGLVIIVFWQSWVTYEVDGTRYRMPLTLSFVLIGFFIWIAENIATFFGAWEYPNQTDAWSLVHLGKVSSWLLLVIVSFLIVATLKQAKGKIQLGETSNSQFL
- a CDS encoding helix-turn-helix domain-containing protein, which codes for MAIIINIDVMLAKRKMSVTELSERVGITMANLSILKNGKAKAIRLSTLDAICKALECQPGDILEYRSDEDIQD
- a CDS encoding (Fe-S)-binding protein; this translates as MMSESEKKSIQIAFKERMNEDELLNCMRCGFCLPSCPTYLVSGYKESQSPRGRIALMKAVYDGVIQPDDEFVNSLNLCLGCRACEPVCPSDVHYGHLLEEARDIINQNKKHSLPVRTVRKVVFEKLFPKKSNLINVTSLVGYYQRSGLQKVARKIGFMKLFPDNLREMEKILPDIPKKKEMIDRDEHFAPAGSKKATVAFFSGCLMDTMFMETNHATIQLLQKAGCEIVIPKTQSCCGALHGHGGEKEIAKELAKQNIEAFEKHDVDYIITNAGGCGAFLIEYDHLLKDEPEWSERAKAFVAKIKDITEILYELDFHKKYSLSLPEQIVTYQDSCHLRNVMKTSKAPRELLRSIKGITFKEMENADSCCGSAGIYNIVEPKTSMEILDQKMVKIKKTKATTIVTANPGCLMQMMLGIEREKLKDVKAVHIVDLLLEATKY
- a CDS encoding DUF2975 domain-containing protein, translated to MKQRSTLFLKIAVFIIGTPVLALCIFGLPMLAKEAAENNSEYAYVLYGFLIVMYVSAIPFFFALYQAFKLLSYIDKKKAFSELSVKALKNIKYCAVIISISYVPGLPFFYIVAKLEDAPGIMLIGLGIIFASTIIAVFAAVLQRLLQEAIDIKSENDLTI